CTCGAACGCTCGATAGACAACCTATCTCTCCGGTTCGCTCCCCTCACTATTTATTTCCAGAGGGAAACATTGAAGTCGAGGTTATTCTAAGGACGTTCAAAGGGTGGCAACGTCGCTCTTGGTCCCCCATCGGGTCGCCGAGGCGTCGTACTCACGAAGACATGGCTGATACGACAGGAACCACGACAACGGACGTAGCGGGCCGAAACGAACTCTCCATCATCGCTCACCGCGGTTTCGCGGGGGTCTACCCCGAGAACACGCTCGCGGCCGTCGAGCAAGCGACTACTGGGGCGAGACAAGCAGACCTCCCCGAGATGGTCGAAGTGGACGTGATGGCGAGCGCCGACGGCGAAATCGTCGTCTTCCACGACACTGACCTCGCTCGCGTGACGAACGCGCCTGCCGACCTCGCCGAGCAGAAAGTCTGGGAGACGCCGTTCGAGACCCTGTCGGAACTGGAAGTGCTGGGCACTGGCGAGACGGTGCCGACGCTCGAAGCCGTCCTCGACGCGATTCCGCCCGAAGTCGGTCTGAACGTCGAGTTCAAGAACCCTGGTTCGGCGGCGGTTCGACCTCGGAAAAATCTTCCACGTGAAGTGCGCGAGACGCAGAAAGAACTGTGGCTCGACTTTGCGGCCGAGGTATCCGAGACGCTCGCCGACTACGACCACGAAATCCTCGTCTCGTCGTTCGCCGAGGGCGCGCTGGCGGCGGTCAGAGAGGTCGCCCCCGAAATCCCCCTCGCGGCCGTCTTCGCCACGTCCATCACCGACGGGATGGAAATCGCCCGCCGGTACGACTGCGAAGCGGTCCACCCGCCGTGGAACATGATTTCGGGGACGCCGCTGTTCAACAGCGAGTACGGGACGCTCGGTCCCTACGAGGACATCGACCTCGTGGACATCGCCCACAGCGAGGGCCGGGCCGTCAACGCGTGGACCGTCGAGAGTTGGTATCAGGCGACGCATCTCCGGCAGGCAGGCGTAGACGGACTCATCACGGACTACCCCGGCGTGGTTCGGTTCGGTGACGCCACTGCCGAGTGAGTCGGGGTCGCCGATTCCTATCTAAATAAAACAGTTCGTTTCCGACTTTTCGCCGTTCAATCTACGCATCAGACGAATACAGAGTGGCCGGTATCGTTAACCGTGACTACGTCGCGGTATGGTGCGGTGATACAATGAGGGGGATAATTTTAGCGGCTGGTATCGGGTCTCGACTGCGGCCGGTGACACTCTCCAAACCGAAATGCTGTGTCACTGTCGGCGACGCACCGATTCTGACTCGGCAACTCCGAGCGTACGCCGACGCAGGCGTCACGGACGTGACCGTCGTCGCCGGGTATCTGGCCGACGACGTGCGAACGCTCTGCGAAGAAGTTGCCCGAAAACGTCCTGAACTCGACGTATCTATCGAAGAAAGCGAGGTGTACGCTAACACCGACAACATGTACTCGCTCTACCTCGCTCGCGAGGCCGTCGCGGGCGAACCGTTCGTCCTCAGTAACGGCGACGCCGTCTTCGACTCGGAACTGCTCGCGGACCTCGTGGACGCCGACGCGAAGAGCGCCGTGGCGGCCGACCCGGCCACCTACTCCGACGAAGCGATGAAAGTCACCGTGGACGACGCCGGACGCGTCTCACACATCGCCAAGGACGTTCCCGAGAACGTCGCGCACGCCATCTCGAACGACGTGTACCGTTTCTCTGCGGACTTCTCTGCGAGCCTCTTCGAGGAGATTACGCGAACCGTCGAACAGGAGGGCGACTACTGTGGGTGGACAGAGGCCGCTATCGACCGAATCGTCCGGAACCAACCTCACGACCTCGAACCGGTGGACGTGAGCGACCACCGCTGGGTGGAAATCGACGACTTCGCGGACCTCGAACGGGCAGACCTCCGCTTCTCGCAACTCTCGGATATCACCGAGAAAGAGGCCGTCTTCTTCGACCTCGACGGCACCGTGTATCTGGACGACGAACTCGTAGACGACGCAAAGACTGTTATCGACCACCTTCGTGCCGCGGGCGTCGATGTGTACTTCCTGACGAACAACTCCTCGCGCTGGAAAGACGACTATACAGCGAGACTCGCGAATTTGGGTATCGCTGCAGACACCGAACAAGTACTGCTCTCGACGGACGGCGTCATCGATTATCTAGAGCACGTGGACGACGAGGTGTACGTCCTCGGCACTGAGCGAATGCGTGCGGCCCTCGCCGACAACGGTGTCGAACTCGGCGATGAAGACCCGGCCGCCGTCGTCGTCGGCTTCGACACGGAACTCACCTACGAGAAAGCCCGGACTGCCACGTTGGCGATTCGGAACGGCGCGACCTTCCTACTGGCGCATCCCGACGCGGTCTGTCCCACTGCGGAGGGCTTCGTCCCGGACTGTGGCTCCATTGGCGCGATGATAGAGCGCGCTACCGACCAACAGCCAGCGCGCGTCTTCGGGAAGCCCAACCCCGAGATGCTAACGCACGTCCTCGAATCTGAGGGCTACGACCCCGAGGACGTGCTAGTCGTCGGCGACAGGTTAGAGACGGACGTACAACTCGCCGAGAACGTTGGCTGTGACTCCGTCTGTGTCCTCTCGGGCGATTCGACCCGACTGGAAGTCGAGCAGAGCGACCTCCACCCGTCGCTGGTCGCCCCTGACGTGAGCGTACTGACTCGACTCTTACCGGACACCGACGCCAAGGAGGCAGGAATCGACCGGGACACGGTAGACCCGGACGCCGTGGAGGCGGTTCCGGCAGGCGACCGGAGTGAAGAGTAGTGCCCGACGTCCGGACGGGCTACGTCACACAGACCCACACCGGCGACGTGTCGTGGCGCGAGGCAGTAGACGAGGGTGCCCGTATCGGCTTCGACTTCGTGGAACTCTACATGGACGGCGCGACAGAGCGCGCGAAACTCGACGCCGAAGCGGTCGAATCGCGGGTCTCCGGCGCGAATATCGACCTGCTCGTCCACCTGCCGTTCGCGGACCTCGAAATCGGGTCGCCTCGGGAACTGGTTCGAGAGGGGTCGCTGGACGAACTGCGCGCCTGCATCGAGACGGCGGCGGAGATGGGCGCAGAGAAGGCAGTCCTCCACGCTAGTTCGCACGCCACGCCGCCGGAGTGGCACGTCGAAGATATCGCGCCACTCCTGCTGAAGTCGGTGCGCCAGTTGGACGCGTTCGCGGAAGAACGTGGCGTCGAAATCTGCGTCGAGAACCTCCCGGGCGTGCTGTTCACGATTCACGACATGGAGCGAGTGTTCGCGGAGACGTCGGCCTCGATGACCCTCGACACAGGTCACGCGCGAGTCGATGGCGTGGACGCCGAAGGCATCGCGGAGTTCCTCGACAGCCACGGCGAGCGAGTGAGCCACGTCCACGTCAACGATTCGCGGCAGGCGGCGGACGAACACGTACCGACTGGGTCTGGCAATCTGGACTTCGAGACCGCGCTCGCGCCGCTTCGGGAGGGGTGGAAAGGGACCGTCTCGATAGAGGTCTACACTTTCGACTTCGACTACGTGGCACTGAGCAAGGAGAAACTGGATACGTATCTGTAGGATTTGGCGTTCGAGTAACGAGAATTCTATTTCGGAGTCTCGTCCTTTGCTTCGGCGCGCGCTGGTGCGACCCCCGTGGTCGCGCCAACTTCGTGCGAGGTCTTTCTGAACGCAGTGAAGAAAGGCCCGGCAGACGGGGCTTGTCTGCCGGTGGATGACTGAGCGAAGCACCGCAGGTGCGAGTGAAGGAATCGGCTGGGGAGGTGTGTGGCTGTCGCGGTGCGGTCTCCATCGGTATCGGGAGTAGCTAGCTTCGACTCTGCTGTCCGCTCTACGGTGAATTCGGTATAGCGGATATTGCCGCGTAGAAAGCCCCCGTCCGCTCGCGGTCGCTCAGCGACATATCTGCAAACCGCCGACGGACAAACCGCGTCCGTCGAGGTCTCCGAAAATCGGAGATTTTCGGGATCAGGCGGGAGCGTTGCTCCCGCCGACCTCGCGGAACGTCGTTCCGCTCAGTCACGAAAGAGCGTCGCTCTTTCGAACGATCACACTCGCTTCGCTCGC
The sequence above is a segment of the Halorussus halophilus genome. Coding sequences within it:
- a CDS encoding glycerophosphodiester phosphodiesterase; amino-acid sequence: MADTTGTTTTDVAGRNELSIIAHRGFAGVYPENTLAAVEQATTGARQADLPEMVEVDVMASADGEIVVFHDTDLARVTNAPADLAEQKVWETPFETLSELEVLGTGETVPTLEAVLDAIPPEVGLNVEFKNPGSAAVRPRKNLPREVRETQKELWLDFAAEVSETLADYDHEILVSSFAEGALAAVREVAPEIPLAAVFATSITDGMEIARRYDCEAVHPPWNMISGTPLFNSEYGTLGPYEDIDLVDIAHSEGRAVNAWTVESWYQATHLRQAGVDGLITDYPGVVRFGDATAE
- a CDS encoding HAD-IIA family hydrolase — translated: MRGIILAAGIGSRLRPVTLSKPKCCVTVGDAPILTRQLRAYADAGVTDVTVVAGYLADDVRTLCEEVARKRPELDVSIEESEVYANTDNMYSLYLAREAVAGEPFVLSNGDAVFDSELLADLVDADAKSAVAADPATYSDEAMKVTVDDAGRVSHIAKDVPENVAHAISNDVYRFSADFSASLFEEITRTVEQEGDYCGWTEAAIDRIVRNQPHDLEPVDVSDHRWVEIDDFADLERADLRFSQLSDITEKEAVFFDLDGTVYLDDELVDDAKTVIDHLRAAGVDVYFLTNNSSRWKDDYTARLANLGIAADTEQVLLSTDGVIDYLEHVDDEVYVLGTERMRAALADNGVELGDEDPAAVVVGFDTELTYEKARTATLAIRNGATFLLAHPDAVCPTAEGFVPDCGSIGAMIERATDQQPARVFGKPNPEMLTHVLESEGYDPEDVLVVGDRLETDVQLAENVGCDSVCVLSGDSTRLEVEQSDLHPSLVAPDVSVLTRLLPDTDAKEAGIDRDTVDPDAVEAVPAGDRSEE
- a CDS encoding sugar phosphate isomerase/epimerase family protein, whose translation is MPDVRTGYVTQTHTGDVSWREAVDEGARIGFDFVELYMDGATERAKLDAEAVESRVSGANIDLLVHLPFADLEIGSPRELVREGSLDELRACIETAAEMGAEKAVLHASSHATPPEWHVEDIAPLLLKSVRQLDAFAEERGVEICVENLPGVLFTIHDMERVFAETSASMTLDTGHARVDGVDAEGIAEFLDSHGERVSHVHVNDSRQAADEHVPTGSGNLDFETALAPLREGWKGTVSIEVYTFDFDYVALSKEKLDTYL